Proteins encoded within one genomic window of Trichoderma asperellum chromosome 2, complete sequence:
- a CDS encoding NRPS (EggNog:ENOG41~antiSMASH:Cluster_2.3~SMCOG1209:polyketide synthase associated protein papA3): protein MDVGQQNLKAAPLLVFDDAGKPCDGDYEQATEHLGLDRGKIENILPCTPFQIDVMDCAVSDGKHAIGHVVYEIPRSVDTQRLSAAWKEVIRQTPALRTCIFKSEVGDSFQVVLAESYFSWMHSTCINMKEAIIRDEQAVAMIGPRCNRYVILEDLDTKQRLLLWTFSHALVDTSLQQRILQRVLTAYEGGEIQYSNWSEALLNPQAGNVERAAQLWRQHLDGLDASVFPPLPSHLSTPHPNTYVEHRISYLGPAQQKWSNAVVCRAALAVLISRFTHSPEALFGVVMKRSHKLEEQVDGPTQTIVPMRVLCAPHQSVPEVIQTITDHDHAMYEIEQVGLCNIRRIGDDGSAACEFQTVLLVTDSDAPQAPSCEILQNIEESNIFLPCTNRALLLSCQMGGDSALLGARYDQSVIDHSQMARFLRQLGFLIQQFQNHVEHLPLVGHLDVITPEDRVEIEGWNSGRLEAQDALIHDVISKKAADAPDNMAVSAWDGEWTYAELDSVSSRLAAYIQSLNLGQGQTILPLCFEKSKWVIASMLAVLKVGRTFTLIDPCDPPARMAQVCRQTGATVALTSKLHSNTICTVIDRCIVISDSFLRSLPLDKDQLKPTVKPHDLAYVIFTSGSTGEPKGIMIEHGGFVSCAIKFGPALGINDHTRALQFASYAFGACLVEIVTVLMHGGCVCIPSDEDRMNSVPDFIGKSNINWVILTPSYIGTLQPDNVSGLQTLVLVGEPISASIRDIWASRVQLLHAYGQSESSTICSVTRVTPSTLEPNNIGRTVGARSWIVDPNEPNNLAPIGCVGELVIESPGIAREYIVALPPDKSPFFVTAPAWYPTRPLSGCFKFYKTGDLVRYRSDGTVVCLGRKDSQVKIRGQRVEISEVEARLRQQLPGHITPVAEAVKTSELSSGKTLIAFLIGASQREENSAFVVPTIDAHILDHSATKEINATLQLALPQYSIPSYYIVMKTLPRTATGKADRKTLRSIASKLLTELAQNTISLRSEKFGSPATTTEIKLREFWYQGLNLDPTSKMDGASFFELGGDSIAAIKMVNMARLAGISLKVSDIFQNPTLADLSDVIGRDSTPYTSIPITNYGGPVEQSFAQGRLWFLDQLELGASWYLLPYAVRMRGPLQIDTLRVALVALEQRHETLRTTFEEQNGVGVQVVHANIFRELKMTDLSDDQNDSYLQLLQQEQTTPFNLASEAGWRVSLMRLGENDHVLSIVMHHIISDGWSTDILRQELGQFYAAALQGRDPLSMVSPLPINYRDFSIWQKQDEQVVEQQKQLEYWTNQLLNSSPAEFLIDFPRPTILSGKAGYVPVTIDGDLYMKLREFCKVHQMTAFTVLLAAFRAAHYRLTGTEDAVIGTPIANRNRRELENIIGFFVNTQCMRITVDSDDTFETLVRQVRLTATAAFEHQDVPFDRVVSALLPGSRDLSRNPLAQIMFAVHSQKDFGRFELEGLEAEPLLNQVYTRFDIEFHLFQETDSLSGNLVFAADLFKLENIRNVTSVFFEILRQGLSQPQTPVAVISFADSVMELRNMGLLEIEKTRYLRNASIADVFRTQVAASPHAFAVVGSSSRLTYAELDHQSDKVAIWLCQRNMAAETLVGVLAPRSCETVIAILGILKANLAYLPLDVNSPVARLNGILSALPQHKLVLLGSEVTAPEVQVPGVELAKISDTLIERRDVDDMGGHADTFSPGPSATSLAYVIFTSGSTGKPKGVMIEHRSVIRLVKETRIISKFPLAVRVAHLSSIAFDAATWEIFAALLNGGTLVCIDYMTTLDSKELEAVFAQEQVNTALITPALLKQCLANIPSTLNGLEVLVIGGDRLDGQDAIAAQALVRVCVFNAYGPTENGVISTVYNVVKSDSFINGVPIGRAISNSGAYIMDSCQQIVPIGVIGELVVTGDGLARGYTDSNLDSDRFVQVTIGGEVMRAYRTGDRARCRVGDGQIEFFGRIDQQFKIRGHRIEPAEVERAILSQDSVRDAVIVIRDQEGQEPEMVGFVATQGDDHSAEQEEAGSQVEGWKEFFESNTYADIDTIGQSAVGNDFKGWTSMYDGNEIDKTEMQEWLDDTIRTLLDGQTPGHVLEIGTGSGMILFNLGAGLQSYVGLEPSKSAVTFVTKAIKTIPALKGKANVHVGSATDVGQLSELYPELVVLNSVVQYFPSSEYLEQVVDTLVRMPGVKRLFFGDIRSHATNKQFLAARALHELGDKSTRGAVRQRMMEMEEREEELLVDPTFFTMLEKRYPNHIKHIEILPKKMQATNELSAYRYAAMIHIRGPEEQDQPVYQINMNEWINFEESRMDYQDLLGLLRDSTDALTVAISNIPYSKTIFERHIIDSLDKESGNKDAPNLLDGAAWISAVRTDTESCSSLSVTDLVQLGEEAGFRVEVSAARQWSQSGALDAVFHRYDLCTQKGNRAPIRFPNDNHARGLANLTNRPLQRLQSRRLVSQIREKLRSLLPSYMIPSRIVVIDEMPLNANGKVDRKELTRRAQAAVQKFQERPEQVLPLNEIEVVLCEEFAEVFSIQVGINDHFFKLGGHSLLATKLTARIGRRLNTRVSVKDIFDQPVIADLAATIRRELNIHSSLSIPSYSGHEKQMVSAQVPPRNEIETVLCEEFSYVLGIDIGITDHFFDLGGHSLMATKLASRISRRLEARVSVKDIFDHPVPVHLAAKIELTQPGNYEVANGVQAVNNTSFELLPLEDPLTFIQSEISPQLEYSHDTIQDVYPATQMQRLFLFNPTTGQPRTPTPFFVDFPSNSNCASLAAACKSLVEHIDIFRTVFLEVAGDLYQIVLKHLDLAIEIIETEENINSATRAFLDMDLRQPIRLGQPLIRIAIFKAQTSPLRIILRMSHALYDGLSLEHIVRSLHILYSGGTLPTPPQFARYIQHIAESRKDGYDFWRSVLQNSSMTVIKDTNDSSHQEEVASAGTYHASKVISVPFQANADSSITPATVFTTACALVLAKEADSSDVVFGRIVSGRQGLPVSCQNIIGPCTNEVPVRACIDWDTDKRILLRKMQDQYLDSLYFETLGFDEIKKNCTNWSAEITNYSCCIAYQNFDYHPDSQMNEQRVQIGVLSRDIDATKEVPLHDLVISGEAELEGPYLHVTVAANRQVCEEGRVKRILEELCETINALNLAL from the coding sequence ATGGATGTTGGGCAACAAAATCTGAAAGCTGCACCACTCCTGGtgtttgatgatgctggcaaGCCTTGTGACGGTGATTACGAGCAAGCAACTGAGCATCTCGGCTTGGATCGAGGTAAAATTGAGAATATTCTGCCATGCACACCTTTTCAAATTGATGTGATGGATTGTGCTGTTTCAGACGGGAAACACGCTATTGGTCATGTTGTTTACGAGATTCCAAGAAGCGTTGACACCCAGCGCCTCTCCGCAGCTTGGAAGGAGGTTATTCGCCAAACTCCAGCCTTGAGGACCTGTATATTTAAATCAGAAGTTGGAGATTCTTTTCAAGTTGTGCTAGCAGAGAGTTACTTCTCGTGGATGCATTCTACATGCATCAATATGAAAGAAGCAATCATACGTGACGAGCAAGCTGTTGCTATGATAGGACCGCGTTGCAATCGATACGTCATTCTCGAAGACCTCGACACAAAGCAAAGACTGCTTCTCTGGACATTCAGCCATGCTTTAGTGGATACCAGCCTACAACAACGAATCCTTCAACGGGTTCTCACGGCCTACGAGGGCGGAGAAATTCAATACTCTAACTGGTCTGAAGCGTTGCTGAACCCTCAGGCCGGGAATGTGGAACGCGCGGCTCAGCTTTGGCGGCAACACCTTGACGGCTTGGATGCCTCTGTGTTTCCTCCTCTGCCGTCCCATTTGTCTACGCCCCATCCTAATACGTATGTAGAGCATCGCATCTCATACCTTGGTCCAGCCCAACAAAAGTGGTCCAACGCAGTTGTCTGCCGAGCCGCGCTTGCAGTTCTTATATCTCGCTTCACCCACTCTCCGGAGGCACTTTTTGGTGTTGTGATGAAGCGGTCTCACAAATTAGAAGAGCAAGTTGATGGCCCGACACAAACAATAGTACCCATGCGTGTGCTTTGCGCCCCTCATCAATCTGTACCAGAAGTTATACAGACGATCACTGACCATGATCATGCCATGTACGAGATTGAACAAGTCGGACTTTGTAACATCCGCCGCATTGGAGACGACGGGTCTGCTGCTTGTGAGTTCCAAACGGTGCTTCTAGTAACTGATAGTGATGCTCCACAAGCGCCCAGTTGCGAGATTCTCCAAAATATAGAAGAATCAAATATATTCTTGCCATGCACCAATCGTGCCCTTCTACTCAGCTGCCAGATGGGTGGCGACTCGGCATTACTGGGGGCACGTTATGATCAGAGTGTGATTGATCATTCTCAGATGGCTCGTTTCCTGAGACAGTTGGGATTCTTAATCCAGCAATTTCAAAATCATGTGgagcatcttcctcttgtGGGACACCTAGACGTCATAACGCCAGAGGACCGCGTGGAGATCGAGGGCTGGAACTCGGGACGCTTAGAGGCACAGGATGCCTTGATACACGATGTAATATCTAAGAAAGCTGCCGACGCTCCAGATAACATGGCAGTCTCTGCTTGGGATGGGGAGTGGACTTACGCCGAACTGGACAGTGTATCATCCCGTCTGGCCGCATATATCCAATCCCTTAATCTGGGCCAAGGACAGACAATATTGCCACTCTGCTTTGAGAAGTCAAAATGGGTCATAGCTAGCATGCTTGCTGTTCTTAAAGTTGGTCGGACATTTACACTTATCGACCCATGCGATCCACCGGCTAGAATGGCCCAGGTCTGTCGACAAACTGGTGCTACTGTCGCTCTCACCTCCAAGCTTCACAGCAACACTATATGCACTGTCATTGACCGCTGTATTGTAATCAGCGATTCTTTTCTTCGGTCACTGCCCCTTGATAAAGACCAGCTGAAACCAACGGTGAAGCCTCACGACTTGGCCTATGTCATCTTCACGTCTGGTAGCACAGGGGAACCAAAAGGAATTATGATTGAGCATGGTGGATTTGTGTCCTGTGCTATCAAGTTTGGCCCCGCATTAGGAATCAATGACCATACCCGTGCTCTTCAGTTTGCGTCGTATGCATTTGGTGCCTGCTTGGTAGAAATCGTGACGGTTCTGATGCATGGTGGTTGCGTCTGTATTCCTTCTGATGAGGATCGTATGAATAGTGTCCCGGATTTCATCGGGAAGAGCAATATCAACTGGGTGATACTGACTCCTTCGTATATCGGTACACTGCAGCCTGACAATGTCTCAGGACTACAAACATTGGTGTTGGTCGGAGAACCGATATCAGCATCGATTAGAGATATTTGGGCCTCTCGAGTTCAGCTCCTACACGCCTATGGCCAGAGTGAGAGCTCAACGATATGTAGCGTTACAAGAGTAACTCCATCAACTCTTGAGCCAAACAATATCGGTCGCACTGTAGGCGCCCGCTCCTGGATTGTCGACCCGAACGAGCCTAATAACCTTGCTCCAATTGGTTGTGTTGGCGAGCTGGTAATTGAAAGTCCAGGAATTGCTCGTGAGTATATTGTTGCTCTGCCGCCGGATAAGTCGCCTTTTTTCGTGACGGCCCCAGCTTGGTACCCTACCAGACCGCTCTCTGGCTGTTTTAAGTTCTATAAGACTGGAGATCTCGTCCGTTACAGATCTGATGGTACTGTTGTCTGCCTTGGACGCAAAGATTCGCAGGTTAAAATCCGAGGGCAGCGCGTGGAAATCAGCGAAGTGGAAGCCCGCCTACGACAGCAACTACCCGGTCATATTACGCCTGTGGCTGAAGCTGTCAAAACTTCGGAGCTTTCCAGTGGCAAGACTTTGATTGCATTCTTGATAGGGGCGTCGCAACGCGAAGAGAACAGTGCCTTCGTTGTACCCACGATAGATGCTCACATCCTTGACCACAGTGCAACCAAGGAGATAAACGCGACACTGCAACTAGCCCTTCCCCAGTATTCAATCCCATCATACTATATTGTTATGAAGACTCTGCCTCGTACAGCCACGGGGAAAGCAGATAGAAAAACCCTTCGGTCTATTGCTAGCAAACTATTAACTGAACTGGCTCAAAATACCATATCTCTGCGAAGCGAAAAGTTTGGATCACCGGCAACTACTACAGAAATCAAATTAAGAGAGTTTTGGTACCAAGGTTTAAATCTTGATCCAACTTCTAAAATGGACGGAGCAAGTTTCTTTGAGCTAGGTGGAGATTCTATTGCTGCGATTAAGATGGTAAACATGGCCAGGTTGGCCGGCATCTCGCTAAAAGTATCCGATATATTCCAAAATCCTACGCTTGCCGATCTTTCAGATGTAATCGGACGAGACTCTACACCATACACGTCAATCCCAATTACAAACTATGGCGGACCTGTTGAACAGTCTTTTGCTCAAGGCCGCCTGTGGTTCTTAGACCAGCTGGAGCTCGGCGCTTCGTGGTATCTCTTACCATACGCTGTTCGCATGCGTGGGCCGCTGCAAATTGATACGTTGAGAGTTGCTCTAGTAGCCCTAGAACAACGACATGAGACTCTGCGGACGACATTTGAGGAGCAAAACGGTGTAGGAGTTCAAGTTGTTCATGCGAATATCTTTCGGGAGCTGAAGATGACCGATTTGTCAGACGACCAAAATGATAGTTATCTGCAGCTGCTACAACAAGAGCAGACCACTCCATTTAATCTGGCATCCGAGGCAGGATGGAGGGTATCACTCATGCGGCTTGGAGAAAACGACCATGTACTTTCAATTGTCATGCATCATATAATCTCTGACGGTTGGTCTACTGACATTTTACGCCAAGAACTGGGCCAATTCTATGCTGCCGCTCTCCAGGGCCGTGACCCCCTGTCAATGGTGAGCCCTCTCCCAATCAACTATCGCGACTTTTCTATATGGCAAAAGCAGGATGAGCAGGTGGTCGAACAGCAGAAACAGCTGGAATACTGGACCAACcagcttttaaatagctcTCCGGCCGAATTCTTGATTGATTTCCCCCGGCCGACTATACTGTCTGGCAAGGCAGGCTACGTGCCAGTCACTATCGATGGCGATCTGTATATGAAGCTCCGAGAATTCTGCAAAGTACACCAAATGACTGCCTTTACcgtgctgctggcggcgtTCCGAGCAGCTCATTATCGCCTTACCGGGACTGAAGACGCCGTCATTGGCACACCCATTGCTAATCGAAATCGGCGGGAGCTGGAAAACATTATCGGTTTCTTTGTTAACACTCAATGTATGCGAATCACTGTTGACAGTGATGATACGTTTGAAACACTGGTACGACAGGTCCGGTTGACGGCGACAGCAGCGTTTGAGCACCAAGATGTCCCCTTTGACCGCGTGGTTTCAGCACTACTACCTGGCTCAAGAGACTTGTCTCGGAACCCGCTGGCCCAGATTATGTTTGCGGTTCATTCTCAAAAGGACTTTGGAAGGTTCGAGTTGGAAGGCCTTGAAGCAGAACCCCTATTGAATCAGGTATATACCAGGTTCGACATAGAGTTTCACCTATTCCAAGAGACGGACAGCTTAAGCGGAAATTTGGTTTTCGCGGCAGATCTATTCAAACTTGAGAATATCCGCAATGTGACCAGTGTATTCTTCGAAATACTGCGTCAAGGTCTCTCTCAGCCCCAAACCCCAGTCGCAGTTATCTCGTTTGCCGATAGTGTTATGGAGCTGCGCAATATGGGCCTACTTGAGATCGAGAAGACTAGATATCTCCGTAATGCAAGCATAGCTGATGTCTTCCGCACCCAAGTGGCTGCTAGCCCCCACGCTTTTGCCGTTGTCGGCTCGTCATCTCGCCTCACCTACGCTGAGTTGGACCATCAATCTGACAAGGTCGCGATTTGGCTCTGCCAGCGTAACATGGCAGCTGAGACTTTGGTTGGAGTGTTAGCGCCACGGTCATGCGAGACAGTCATTGCCATTCTCGGCATTCTGAAAGCAAATCTTGCATATCTACCTCTCGACGTGAATTCTCCTGTCGCCCGCCTAAACGGGATACTATCTGCATTGCCGCAGCATAAGTTAGTCTTACTCGGTTCTGAGGTCACTGCTCCGGAGGTTCAGGTACCTGGTGTGGAGCTGGCAAAAATCAGCGACACATTGATAGAACGTCGCGATGTAGATGATATGGGTGGTCATGCAGACACATTTTCACCAGGTCCATCAGCGACAAGCCTTGCATATGTGATCTTTACATCCGGGTCAACTGGAAAGCCTAAAGGCGTTATGATTGAGCATCGTAGCGTTATAAGACTTGTCAAGGAGACAAGAATAATATCCAAGTTCCCATTAGCGGTGAGAGTGGCTCATCTATCCAGCATCGCCTTTGACGCCGCTACCTGGGAGATCTTTGCGGCACTCTTGAATGGTGGAACGCTAGTGTGCATTGATTATATGACCACTTTAGACAGCAAAGAACTCGAGGCTGTATTTGCTCAAGAACAAGTCAATACGGCTTTGATTACACCGGCGTTGCTTAAGCAGTGTCTAGCCAATATTCCTTCCACACTAAATGGGCTAGAGGTCCTTGTTATAGGTGGTGATAGGCTCGATGGCCAGGATGCAATCGCAGCGCAAGCACTTGTACGGGTTTGTGTCTTTAATGCGTATGGTCCAACGGAGAATGGAGTGATAAGTACTGTTTATAACGTCGTCAAGAGTGACTCATTCATTAATGGAGTTCCCATTGGCAGAGCCATCAGCAACTCCGGGGCCTATATCATGGACAGTTGTCAGCAGATAGTCCCTATCGGTGTAATAGGAGAGCTTGTTGTCACTGGAGATGGGCTCGCACGAGGATATACCGACTCAAACCTAGATTCAGACCGCTTTGTTCAAGTTACTATTGGTGGCGAAGTCATGAGGGCATATCGAACTGGTGATCGAGCGCGATGCCGTGTAGGGGACGGCCAAATTGAGTTCTTTGGCCGTATAGACCAACAATTCAAGATTCGAGGCCACCGCATTGAGCCAGCCGAAGTAGAGCGTGCCATTCTTAGCCAGGACTCAGTCCGAGATGCTGTCATAGTCATCCGGGATCAAGAGGGTCAAGAGCCGGAAATGGTTGGTTTTGTTGCGACCCAAGGCGACGACCACTCCGCCGAGCAGGAGGAAGCTGGTAGCCAAGTCGAAGGATGGAAAGAGTTTTTCGAAAGCAACACTTATGCCGATATTGACACCATCGGGCAATCTGCTGTTGGCAACGATTTTAAGGGCTGGACGTCTATGTACGACGGGAATGAGATTGACAAGACTGAGATGCAGGAGTGGCTTGACGACACCATACGCACGCTTCTTGATGGTCAGACACCAGGTCACGTACTCGAGATAGGTACTGGCAGTGGCATGATCTTGTTCAATCTTGGTGCGGGACTACAAAGCTACGTAGGTCTTGAACCATCTAAGTCAGCGGTTACATTTGTTACCAAGGCAATTAAGACCATACCAGCTCTTAAAGGAAAGGCCAACGTACATGTTGGTTCAGCGACAGACGTGGGTCAACTGAGTGAACTCTATCCAGAATTGGTAGTACTCAACTCGGTAGTTCAGTATTTCCCTTCGTCTGAGTACTTGGAGCAGGTTGTAGACACTCTGGTTCGGATGCCGGGCGTTAAACGCCTTTTCTTTGGTGATATACGATCGCACGCAACGAATAAACAATTTCTCGCTGCTCGAGCGTTACATGAGTTGGGTGACAAGTCAACTAGAGGTGCTGTACGTCAGAGAATGATGGAAATGGAAGAACGTGAAGAGGAGCTGCTTGTTGACCCGACCTTCTTTACGATGCTTGAAAAGAGGTATCCCAATCATATCAAGCACATCGAGATCCTTCCGAAGAAAATGCAGGCGACAAACGAGCTTAGCGCGTACCGCTATGCGGCAATGATACACATACGCGGCCCCGAGGAGCAAGACCAACCCGTGTATCAGATCAACATGAACGAATGGATCAACTTTGAAGAATCACGGATGGACTATCAAGATCTTCTCGGACTTCTGAGGGACTCGACAGATGCCCTGACCGTCGCCATTAGCAATATCCCGTATAGCAAAACCATTTTTGAGAGACATATAATTGACTCTCTCGATAAAGAAAGTGGAAATAAAGATGCCCCAAACCTGCTGGACGGTGCGGCCTGGATCTCAGCCGTCCGCACTGATACCGAAAGCTGCTCATCTCTTTCCGTAACTGACCTTGTGcagcttggagaagaggccgGCTTCCGTGTTGAGGTCAGCGCAGCACGGCAATGGTCTCAAAGTGGCGCACTTGACGCTGTCTTCCACCGCTATGATTTATGTACCCAAAAGGGGAACCGTGCTCCAATCCGCTTCCCGAATGATAACCACGCTCGAGGATTGGCCAATCTTACAAACCGACCTCTACAGCGGCTACAGAGTCGTCGGCTCGTATCACAGATCCGCGAGAAGCTGCGGTCGCTGCTCCCATCGTACATGATCCCATCTCGCATTGTGGTGATAGACGAGATGCCTCTCAATGCTAATGGCAAAGTTGATAGAAAAGAGCTTACGCGAAGAGCCCAAGCTGCAGTTCAGAAATTCCAGGAAAGGCCTGAACAGGTGCTTCCACTCAACGAAATAGAGGTGGTGTTATGTGAGGAGTTTGCGGAGGTGTTCAGCATCCAAGTCGGAATCAACGACCACTTCTTTAAACTTGGTGGGCACTCTCTCTTGGCAACAAAGCTTACTGCACGTATCGGCCGTCGGCTGAATACCCGCGTGTCAGTGAAGGATATCTTCGACCAGCCCGTGATTGCTGATCTCGCAGCTACCATACGCCGAGAATTAAATATACACAGCTCTCTGTCCATACCGTCGTACAGTGGGCATGAGAAGCAGATGGTATCTGCACAAGTGCCCCCCCGTAACGAAATAGAAACCGTGCTGTGTGAGGAATTTTCTTATGTGCTTGGCATCGATATTGGCATTACTGATCACTTTTTCGACCTTGGTGGACATTCTCTGATGGCTACAAAGCTCGCTTCTCGTATCAGCCGCCGACTAGAAGCGCGTGTATCAGTCAAAGATATCTTCGATCACCCAGTTCCCGTCCATCTCGCGGCAAAGATTGAGCTTACTCAGCCAGGGAACTACGAAGTGGCCAACGGTGTACAGGCGGTTAACAACACTTCATTCGAGCTACTCCCTCTGGAGGATCCGCTAACATTCATCCAAAGTGAGATTTCACCCCAGCTTGAGTATTCTCACGATACAATCCAAGACGTCTATCCTGCTACGCAAATGCAGcgactcttcctcttcaatccCACAACGGGCCAACCACGAACCCCAACGCCTTTTTTCGTGGACTTCCCATCTAATTCTAACTGTGCAagtctggcggcggcttgtAAATCTCTAGTCGAACATATCGATATTTTCAGAACGGTATTCTTGGAAGTGGCGGGCGACCTATATCAAATTGTTCTGAAGCATCTTGATTTGGCCATCGAGATAATCGAAACAGAGGAAAATATCAACAGTGCAACCCGTGCATTTCTGGATATGGATTTACGACAGCCTATCCGCCTAGGACAACCGCTAATACGCATTGCCATTTTCAAGGCGCAAACATCACCACTACGAATAATACTTCGAATGTCTCATGCCTTATATGACGGGTTAAGCTTGGAGCACATTGTACGCTCTCTTCATATTCTGTACAGCGGCGGCACCCTTCCAACACCGCCCCAGTTCGCTCGGTATATACAGCATATAGCTGAGAGTCGTAAAGACGGTTATGATTTCTGGCGCTCTGTTCTTCAAAATTCGTCAATGACTGTCATTAAAGATACCAATGACAGTTCtcaccaagaagaagtcgcTTCTGCCGGGACTTATCACGCGTCAAAGGTCATCAGCGTTCCTTTTCAGGCTAATGcagacagcagcatcacaCCTGCAACGGTTTTTACCACTGCCTGTGCTTTAGTACTAGCGAAAGAGGCCGACTCAAGTGATGTGGTCTTCGGTCGAATCGTATCCGGACGACAAGGCTTGCCTGTATCTTGCCAAAATATCATTGGTCCCTGTACTAATGAAGTGCCAGTGCGCGCCTGTATTGATTGGGATACAGACAAGAGAATATTGCTTCGCAAGATGCAAGACCAATATCTCGATAGCTTGTATTTCGAGACTCTAGGGTTCGATGAAATTAAGAAGAATTGCACAAACTGGTCAGCAGAAATTACAAACTACAGCTGTTGCATCGCCTACCAGAACTTTGACTACCATCCTGATAGTCAAATGAACGAACAACGGGTTCAGATAGGAGTTTTATCGCGAGATATCGATGCTACAAAGGAAGTACCTTTGCACGATCTAGTAATATCAGGAGAGGCTGAACTGGAGGGACCTTACTTACATGTTACTGTTGCCGCTAACAGGCAAGTTTGTGAAGAAGGGAGGGTGAAACGCATACTTGAAGAGCTCTGCGAAACGATTAATGCCCTGAATCTAGCTCTATGA
- a CDS encoding uncharacterized protein (SMCOG1072:dehydrogenase~antiSMASH:Cluster_2.3) — protein MGSLTPRRGDEHHKVVCLDAYTCPVPKFDFTHEYVEYQNTIGEDLIIERVRDATIIITSRVPISARIIAACLRLELVAFMTTGTDIADKKACRARGITVCNAPGANAESVAEHAFALYMAAKRQVVDLHRVTLEAEAWPREKNVFHLYPQLPRVLRHEILGIIGYGAIGKYAEAIGKALGMSVLIAERKSAAAGRIRSGRLPFEEVMKTCTVLLLACPLDEESSNMISEPELRTMRPDSIVVNVARGGVMNEAALLKALKEKWIYAAATDVFVNEPATKEDCQLIRECPSNLTLSPHVAWYGGTCLENLQLSIKETLESFVAGKIINSVL, from the exons ATGGGCTCGCTCACACCTCGACGAGGTGACGAACATCATAAAGTTGTTTGTCTAGATGCCTACACCTGTCCGGTCCCCAAATTTGACTTCACGCACGAGTACGTGGAGTATCAGAATACTATTGGTGAAGATCTGATCATCGAGCGTGTTCGCGACGCTACTATCATCATCACATCGCGTGTGCCCATTTCAGCTCGCATTATTGCCGCTTGCTTGCGCCTGGAGCTGGTCGCCTTCATGACTACTGGCACTGATATCGCTGATAAGAAAGCATGTCGGGCACGCGGTATCACCGTGTGCAATGCGCCTGGTGCCAATGCTGAGTCCGTCGCCGAGCATGCCTTCGCCTTATATATGGCTGCCAAGCGCCAGGTTGTTGACCTGCACCGCGTTACACTCGAGGCTGAGGCTTGGCCTCGAGAGAAGAATGTGTTCCACTTGTATCCGCAACTTCCACGGGTTTTGAGGCATGAAATATTGGGAATTATCGGGTATGGAGCTATAG GTAAATATGCCGAGGCTATAGGAAAGGCACTAGGGATGTCGGTATTGATCGCTGAGAGAaagtctgcagcagctggtagAATAAGATCCGGAAGGTTGCCGTTCGAGGAAGTAATGAAAACTTGTACGGTGCTGTTACTCGCGTGCCCGCTCGACGAAGAGTCGAGTAATATGATTTCAGAACCCGAACTCAGAACCATGAGACCAGATAGCATTGTAGTTAACGTGGCACGAGGAGGTGTCATGAATGAGGCGGCGCTTCTCAAAGCATTGAAGGAAAAATGGATATACGCTGCCGCCACAGATGTCTTTGTAAACGAGCCAGCGACTAAGGAGGACTGCCAGCTCATTCGAGAGTGTCCTAGCAACTTGACGCTCTCACCACATGTTGCATGGTATGGAGGTACGTGCTTGGAAAACCTACAACTGAGTATCAAGGAGACGCTCGAGAGTTTTGTAGCAGGAAAGATCATCAACTCTGTTCTTTGA
- a CDS encoding uncharacterized protein (EggNog:ENOG41~antiSMASH:Cluster_2.3): protein MAPSAQEIRNLLEAHIAQDLAEKAGNSGKLQQPGHITNHFHDNVEFHINGHEFQHATQLKGAETIKTEIVDGGLSDIPNVIDYSKPHNCQILQVIGGGPDSDWAAAVVKATATTITGKPFNHESVMTFQFDNNGKIIHLKNYADTLHVHNILQDI from the exons ATGGCTCCCAGCGCTCAAGAAATTAGAAACCTCCTCGAGGCTCACATCGCGCAAGACCTTGCTGAGAAAGCAGGCAACTCAGGAAAGCTTCAGCAGCCTGGACACATAACTAACCACTTCCACGACAACGTTGAATTCCACATCAACGGCCATGAGTTCCAGCACGCAACTCAGTTGAAAGGTGCTGAAACAATCAAGACAGAGATTGTTGATGGAGGCCTTTCTGATATCCCCAACGTTATTGATTACTCTAAGCCTCACAATTGCCAAATCCTACAAGTGATCGGGGGTGGCCCGGATAGTgactgggctgctgctgtggtaAAGGCTACTGCGACGACTATCACAG GCAAGCCGTTCAACCACGAATCTGTGATGACTTTCCAGTTCGACAACAACGGCAAGATCATCCACCTGAAGAATTATGCCGACACCCTTCACGTTCACAATATCCTTCAAGACATCTGA